The following are from one region of the Eulemur rufifrons isolate Redbay chromosome 17, OSU_ERuf_1, whole genome shotgun sequence genome:
- the MCIDAS gene encoding multicilin: protein MQACGAGAAGRRAFDSICPNRMLGVPGRPLGKPGKLERKFASPRKFFPGYTGYSPVSVYEDPQDAEPATLPALTTIDLQDLADCSSLLGSDAPPGGDPAASQNHSLQTEAAFGLQDFRDTVDDLIAESSSLMSPPLASGDFPFSPCDVSPFGPCLSPPLDPRALQSPSLRPPDVPPPEQYWKEVADQNQRALGDALVENNQLHVTLTQKQEEIASLKERNVQLKELASRTRHLASVLDKLMISQSRDCGVAAEPFLLKATAKRSLEELFSAAGQDCEEVDAILREISERCDEALQSRDPKRPRLQPGPANTDTRPGNLHGAFQGLRTDCSPSALHLSHSELEEGGSFSTPIRSHSTIRTLAFPQGNAFTIRTANGGYKFRWVPS from the exons ATGCAGGCGTGCGGGGCCGGTGCGGCGGGACGCCGGGCCTTCGACAGCATCTGCCCCAACAGGATGCTGGGGGTGCCGGGCCGGCCCCTCGGCAAGCCGGGGAAGCTGGAGAGGAAG TTCGCCTCTCCGCGGAAGTTCTTTCCCGGGTACACTGGCTACAGCCCAGTGTCGGTGTACGAGGATCCCCAGGACGCGGAGCCCGCTACGCTGCCAG CGCTCACCACCATAGACCTGCAGGACCTCGCGGACTGCTCCTCGCTACTCGGGTCCGACGCGCCGCCTGGTGGTGACCCGGCCGCCTCGCAG AACCATTCCCTCCAAACGGAAGCAGCCTTCGGTCTGCAGGATTTCAGAGACACGGTGGATGATCTCATTGCAG AGTCGTCCTCTTTGATGTCACCTCCCCTTGCCAGCGGAGACTTCCCCTTCTCTCCTTGCGATGTATCACCATTCgggccctgcctctccccaccgcTGGACCCACGAGCCCTGCAGTCACCGTCGCTACGCCCTCCAGACGTGCCCCCGCCTGAGCAGTATTGGAAGGAGGTGGCCGACCAGAACCAGAGGGCGTTGGGGGACGCGCTCGTTGAGAATAACCAA CTGCACGTAACGCTAACCCAGAAACAAGAGGAGATCGCCTCCCTCAAGGAGCGGAACGTGCAGCTGAAGGAACTCGCCAGCCGGACCCGGCACCTGGCCTCCGTGCTGGAT AAGCTGATGATCTCACAGTCCCGGGACTGCGGGGTGGCGGCCGAGCCCTTCCTGCTCAAGGCGACAGCCAAAAGGAGCCTGGAGGAGCTATTCAGTGCTGCAGGGCAGGATTGCGAGGAAGTGGATGCCATCCTGAGGGAGATTTCCGAGCGCTGCGACGAAGCCCTGCAGAGCCGCGATCCCAAACGGCCCCGACTGCAGCCAGGGCCCGCGAATACCGACACCAGGCCGGGGAATCTGCACGGTGCCTTCCAGGGGCTGCGCACCGACTGCAGCCCGAGCGCGCTGCACCTGAGCCACAGCGAGCTGGAGGAGGGCGGCTCCTTCAGCACTCCCATCCGCAGCCACAGCACCATCCGCACTCTCGCCTTCCCTCAGGGCAATGCCTTCACCATCCGCACGGCCAACGGGGGTTACAAATTCCGCTGGGTCCCTAGTTAA
- the CCNO gene encoding cyclin-O, with translation MVAPCPTSPASPATGVGRRDNDQNLRAPVKKSRRPRLRRKQPLQTLNPCLLPGDSGVCDLFESPSSGSDCADSPTASAARGCNPPPGPSQPLVQLDLQNFRDYGQSCYAFRKAQESHFHPRESLARQPQVTAESRCKLLSWLIPVHRQFGLSFESLCLTVNTLDRFLTTTPVAADCFQLLGVTSLLIACKQVEVHPPRVKQLLALCCGAFSRQQLCNLECIVLHKLHFSLGAPTISFFLEHFTHARVEAGQVEVSEALEAQALAQGVAELSLADYAFTSYAPSLLAICCLTLADRMLRLPCAVDLRLGEHPEAALQDCLSKLQLLVAINSTSLTQMLPLQICEKCSLSPSLK, from the exons ATGGTGGCCCCTTGTCCTACCAGCCCGGCGAGCCCTGCCACCGGGGTGGGGAGGCGGGACAACGACCAGAACCTCCGCGCCCCGGTGAAGAAGAGCAGGCGCCCGCGCCTCCGAAGGAAGCAGCCGTTGCAGACCCTGAACCCATGCTTGCTCCCCGGAGACTCTGGAGTTTGCGACCTGTTCGAGTCCCCCAGCTCCGGCTCGGACTGTGCAGACAGCCCCACGGCGTCGGCGGCGCGGGGTTGCAACCCCCCGCCCGGCCCTTCCCAGCCGTTAGTGCAGCTAGATCTACAGAACTTCCGTGACTACGGCCAGAGCTGTTACGCCTTCCGCAAGGCTCAGGAGAGCCACTTCCACCCGCGGGAGTCGCTGGCGCGGCAGCCACAA GTGACGGCGGAATCCCGCTGTAAGCTGCTCAGCTGGCTGATCCCCGTGCACCGCCAATTCGGCCTCTCCTTCGAGTCGCTGTGCCTGACGGTGAACACTCTGGACCGCTTCCTCACCACTACGCCGGTGGCTGCAGACTGCTTCCAGCTGCTCGGGGTCACCTCGCTCCTCATCGCTTGCAAACAG GTGGAGGTGCACCCGCCGCGCGTGAAGCAGCTCCTGGCCCTATGCTGCGGCGCCTTCTCCCGGCAGCAGCTCTGCAACCTCGAGTGCATCGTGCTGCACAAGCTGCACTTTAGCTTGGGCGCTCCCACCATCAGCTTCTTCCTCGAGCATTTCACACACGCTCGCGTGGAGGCGGGGCAGGTTGAGGTCTCCGAAGCCCTGGAAGCGCAAGCCCTGGCCCAAGGGGTGGCGGAGCTGAGTCTGGCCGACTATGCTTTCACCAGCTATGCCCCCTCCCTGCTGGCCATCTGCTGCCTGACGCTGGCTGATCGCATGCTGCGGCTCCCGTGCGCGGTGGACCTGCGCCTGGGAGAGCACCCGGAGGCAGCGCTGCAGGACTGCCTGAGCAAGCTGCAGCTGTTGGTGGCCATAAACAGTACCTCCCTGACTCAGATGCTGCCCCTCCAAATCTGTGAGAAGTGCAGCCTGTCCCCGAGCTTGAAATAA